AGCAGAAGTCCTCGGATATGATCCCTCAAACTTCAATAATTATGAGGATTTTACCTCGCTCCTACATCCCGATGACTACGACCGGGCAATGACTGCGATGAAACGGCATCTAAATGGTGAAGCAGAGCGGTATGAGGTTGAATATCGGATTGAAGCAAACGACGGGTCCTATCATTGGTTCCACGATATTGGTTCTATAACTGATCGTTATGACGACGGAGCTCCAAAGCTAGTTTCGGGGTTAGTTATTGACATTTCAGCTCGGAAAGAGTACAAAGAGCAAATAGCCGAACAGCGCGATAACCTTGAGGTACTCAATCAAGTACTAAGGCACGATATACGAAATGATTTACAACTTATATCGGCATACACTGATTTGCTTGCAGAAAACCCCGAAGAGAGCCAAGAGTATATTGACAAAATCCAGAAAAACGCAAGGCACGCAATCGACCTAACGACTACTGCCCGGGATATGGCAGAGGTGTGGGTGTCAGAAACGGAGAACTTAGTGGAGGTACCAATCAAGCCCGTCCTTGAAAGTGGGATCCAAAATGTCCAATCCACTGCTCGTGATCCTGGTGTGTCCACAAATGGCTCGATACCAGACCGATCTGTTCGTGCTGATAATATGCTCAATTCAGTGTTCAATAATATACTGATGAATGCCGTACAGCACAACGACAAGAGTAGACCAAAAATTGAAGTGGAAGTTGAGGAATCAAACGAGTTTCTGCAGGTGCGAATAGCTGATAACGGCCCCGGAATATCAGACGACCAAAAGGAGGCCATCTTTGGGAAGGGCGAAAAAGGGCTTGATAGTACTGGGTCCGGTCTAGGCCTTCACCTGGTGAAATCGCTTGTAGAACGGTACCATGGTGACATTTACGTCGAAGACAACAACCCAGAAGGCGCAGTTTTCGTCGTCGAATTACCGAAATACACTCCTTCCTCAAGCTAATGCCCGAGGTTTTCGGACTGTCACCCAAATTCTAAAGTCAAAAATCCCAGTTAAGTGAACCGACGAAACGATTCTGACGTTAGTTCTTCTGGATGTAGTAGATGACTGCCACCAGTCCGACCGGAACTAGCAGCTGTAGGAAGGAGACTCACAGTGGACCCCGGTCCGCGGTCGACGGGTCTTCCAGTGTGATAGTAGTGGTTGTCGAGGACCCGGTCGTTCCATCCGTTTGTGCCACCGTGACATCCCTGCTCGCGCCATCCGTCCGTCCAGCGTCGTTCGCGACGGCTACTTGAACAGTGTGCTCACCCATTCCAACAGATTCTCGTCACAGTTTCGCTCGTTTTTGCCAAGTTCGGCGTATTTCCGCCGACGATTTGGCCTTTCCTCTTGGTGAAACGTCCAACCTGGCGAGTAAGTGTAGTGCGGTGGATTTGCCACTATCACTTGTCCCTTCAAGGCCGACGATCTCCTCCGGAGCGACCGACAGCGAAACTGAATCTATGGCAACAACTGTCTGTCCGATTCGGCTCCGACTGAATAACCCGCAAGTAGATCCACCGCGGGTATACTCTTTAGTGACGTTTTGCCAGGCGACAAGTAACGACGATGGCGATTCGCCATTTAACTCTTACAGGCTAAGTCCCCGTCCTCAAGGAGCGAACCGCGCAAGCGGTGAGCGAGTAGGGTGGGGTATTTCACTGTATTGCGTGAGCCCTGGCCGAATTCTATTATCAATTGTCTACCCTGGAGTAATCAAAGTGATGCGCTGGCCGCTGAAAGACCCAACTCCGAAACCGGTTGGCGCAATTATTATAAATTTCAATCCTGGGCAAACATTTATGCTGGATACCGATAGTAGATACAATATGGTCTCGGTCGGCGACATGCAGATGGTCGATCCGGATGGCCCATACGCGGAGTTGATGCAGCGACTGCTGGAGGCCACCGAAGACGAGTTGCGGCTCGTCTTTCAGTACGACTCCGAATCGGTCGATATCGCCTTTCTTCGGGAGGACTTTTTGAGCGAGGACATGGTCCCGCGGGTCGACGAGCTACACAGCCGAGCCAAGATCATCGAGACAATGCCGACCGAGGATACACAGGCAGCCTACGGTGACCTGGAAGCCAACGTCACCGTCCACGAGGACGTTTTCGTGCTGCACTTCTTTGGGACGGAGGGGGACGGGCTCGTCGCCGTCGTCGACAGGGGAAATGGCTCGGTTATTCGATCTATCTTCTAGAACTGATTTTGGATTTGTTGGGAGGGGATCCTTCTAGTGGCCTGGTGTCGTAGGGGTCCCTATGAGCGCCAACGGCTGGACTGACGCCGACCTCCCGGACCTCTCAGGTCGAACGGCGATCGTGACGGGGGCCAACAGCGGAATCGGCTACGAGTTGACCCGGATGCTTGCCGAGGCGGGCGCACACGTTGTCATGGCCACGAGGAGTGTCAAACGCGGCCAGGCGGCCGCAAGGGACCTTCGGGGTGAGCTGGACGGTGAACTTTCCGTTCGGCGGTGTGACCTGGCGGACCTCGATTCGGTTCGTGCGTTCACGTCCGATTTCATCCGGGACTTCGAGCGCCTCGACTTGTTGTTCAACAACGCCGGCGTGATGGCGATCCCCCGCAGCGAGACCGCAGACGGCTTCGAGACACAGTTCGGCGTCAATCACCTGGGGCACTTCGCGCTGACTGGCCTGCTCTTCGAGATGCTACGTGAGACCCCCGGTGAGAGTCGCGTGCTGACCCAGTCGAGTGGGTTCCACCAGCGCGGGCAAATTGACTTCGAGGATCTCCAGAGCGAAGCGTCCTACGACAAGTGGGACGCCTACGCCCAGAGCAAGCTGGCGAACGTGCTCTTTGCCTACGAACTCGACCGACGGATCGACCGAGCCGGAATCGAGGGGATCACGAGTGTCGCCACCCACCCCGGCTACGCGGACACGAACCTCCAGCGCCGCGGCCCCGAGCAGGCCGGTTCGCAATTCCGGCTCTGGCTTATGAAAGCCGCCAACGCCCTCTTCGCCCAGTCACCTCGAAAGGGTGCCTGGCCGATGCTGTACGCCGCAACGGCCGAGGAACTCACTGGTGGGGAGTACGTGGGACCGACCGGACTGTTCAACATGCGTGGCCCACCGGGGACCCAGTCCTCCAGTGACCGCTCCTACGAACCCGAGACCGCAGAACGGCTCTGGGACGTTTCGAAGGGACTGACGGGGATCGACTTCGAAATCGAGTGACTACGCCTCCGGCGGTTCGACTTCGATGCCGACCTCGTTCCGACGCATGAAGGGCGGCGTCCCGGGGTCGTCGTATCGCAGCAGGAACGGCTCCCCGACCATTTCGATCCCGGCGGATTTGAGCACGGATCGCAGGCGATCGCGATAGGCCCGTACCCGCCAGTCCGGCGCGTACCACGAGAACTCGATGACGGCCAGCGTCCGGGCTGGCTCCTCGCGGAGCTCTACATCCGCGTCAGTTGGCTCGGGAGCGGACTCGAGGTCGTACTCCGCCGGGAGGTAGAAGGCCATCCGGGTCAGTTCGCCCTCGCCAGCCGATTCGGAGCGAACGGGGGCGGTCATCGAGATGGACTGCCCGGCTGCGGTCTTGACTGGCGCGGTCATCGAGACCGATTCGCGGGCCTCGTTCGAGCCCGTGATGTAATCGAAGAGTCGCCGGAAGGCGGTCATCTCGTTTCGAGCGGTCGTTTCGGCGACGACGGTTGGGGGATACTGGCGAATCTCAACGTCCTCGTAGGTGTCCCGTACTTCGTAGGGAACGGTCTCGGCCGACCGGCCGGCGTACAGGCCCCACGCGACCCAGCCTGCGAGGAGCCCGCCACCGATTGCAACGGCTTTCGTAAGTGTTCGCATACGTAGACCTTCGAATCCCCAACACATTAAGCTCCCGTCAATTTCCAGCACTGCCAGCCGTCGGCGCCAGGGACGGTTGCACGCAGGCTTTGGCAAGCCCTAAGAGACTGCACAAATTCATCGGGGATATGCGACGAACAGATCTCTTCGTTCCAACCTCGAAGGAGGCCGAATCGAGCGCCCAGGTCCGGAGCGCCGAACTCGCGCTCCGGAGTGGCCTCGTCGATCACCCCGGTGCGGGCATCTTCAGTTACTCCCCGACCGGCGAGCGTGTGCGCAAGAACATCTCCGATATCATCCGGGAGAAAATGAACGAGATCGGGGCTCAGGAGGTCTCCCTCCCCGGGCTCCAGTACGCCGATATCTGGCGGAAGAGCGGCCGGTGGGAGGAATTCGAGGGCGAGATGTTCACCTTCCAGAATCGGGAGGGCAAGGACATGTGCCTGGCGACCACCCACGAGGAACCCATGGCCGGTCTCGTCCGCGAACGGGTCCGATCCCCGAAGAACATGCCGCTGGTCCTCTACCAGATCGGCGAGAAGTACCGGGACGACCACCCGCGAAACGGGCTGCTTCGGGCCAAGCAGTTCACTATGAAAGACGCCTACTCCTTCACCACGGACGAGGCGGCCCTGGACGAGATCTATCAGGAGATGCGGGCGGCCTACATCGAGATCTTCGACGAACTGGGTGTGGAGTACGCCATCGTGGACGCCGACCCGAGTTCGATGGGCGGCACCGCCTCCGAGGAGTTCCAGGCCCCCGCCGAAGTCGGCTCCGACGAGATGGCCTACTGCCCGGCCCCGGACTGTCACTTCGGGACGCTGGATTTCGATGTCGATGCGTGCCCCGAGTGTGGAACCGACCTCGTCGAGACCAACTCGATCGAACTGGGCCACATCTTCAAGCTCGGGACCCGGTACAGCGACCCGATGGACCTGACCTACGACACCGAGTCCGGCCAGGAAGAGGTCATCATGGGCTCCTACGGGATCGGGGTCAGCCGGCTGATTCCCGCCCTCATCGAACAGCGAAACGACGAGAACGGCATCATCTGGCCTGAATCGGTCGCGCCGTTCTCCCTGAGTGTGGTTCCGCTCAACGAGGATCCCGAAATCATCGAGATGGCCGAGGAGATCCACGACCGTGTGGGCTCCGAGGAGGTCCTGCTCTTCGATGGCGACACCGCGATCGGCGAGAAGTTCGCCGAATCAGATTTGATCGGGGTCCCCGCGAAGGTGATCCTGGGGAACACCTTCCTCGAAGACGGCGAACTCGAAGTCGAGTTCCGTGACGGCGGCCGCGAGTACTACGAACCGGCGGACTTCTTCGAAACCTACGCTTGACATCCTGCCCGCCCTGAAGGGCGAGGATTCCTCGCGTTGGAGTCTCAGTCGTCCTGAGTCTCCACGGAGGCAACTTTCCCACTCGGCGTGGTACTCCGGTCTGTGTAGTCCTCGTTGGCCGTTGTCTCCACCGCGATGGAGGGCGGGCCATGATGTTCCCGCCATTCGTGATTGTTCCACTTGAGGTACACGGGCCGTGCCATCGGCCCAACCGCATTCGTCTGCCGTCTCAGGAACGATTCCGATGCCACGAGGTCAGCGTGCCCCTCGAATCCACACGGGCACGTCAACGAATCCTCGTGGCGAATCGTCTCTTCGCGTTCTCCACATTCGGGGCACTCCTGACTTGTCCACGCCTCGGACTCCTCCTCGACCACAATACCGTACTCCTCACACACGCTTTCGAGGCGGTTGATGAATCGGCGGTACGCCCAGAAGTTGTGCGTCTTCTCGTTCACAACTGGAGACCAGTGCGTCGAGAGAACGCCCTTGATGTCGCCAACGTACAGCGTCGAAACGCCCTCGTCATACAGGCGTTCCACGAGGTCTCGAACGAGGGCGTCTTGGGCATGGTCGCGTCGGTTCGTGCGTTTCTGGTACAAGCGGTCGATGCGCTTGCTAGTCTTCTTCTGGTCTTCGAGTCGCGACTGGAAGTACGCAATTCGCTCCGTGATGTTACGGAACTCCCCGAACAGGTCGCGCCCCTCGTACAGGAGTTGTTTGCCGGTCGATACCGTGCAGGCGACGAGGTTGTTCGCGCCCACATCCAGAGCGGCTGAATGGTCAGCCAGTGGTGAATCCAGTCGAGACTCGTTTATGGTGACTGGTTGGAAAGCCCTGAACGTGTCTGCGAGTTCGTCGTACACGAGTTCGAGTCGGCCTTGCTCGCCGCTCCACTTCGGGTCGCCAGCAATTTCAACGCGAAGGCGTTGATTCCGATTCAACCCGAGTTCGTCTTTGAGTTCGGAACCAATCGGTACTTCGAGGCGAGAGCGTTCTCCGTACTCGATGGTGTACTGGTCGTTGCGGACGTAGGTGCGGAGTATGCGCCCGTCTTCTTCGTTGCCCCAGTATCCCGGCGGCGATGGTTTCTCATCGAGTTTGCCGGCGTGGTACTTCTCGTTACTACTGAAAAACGAACGCCACGCTTCCGAGTTTTTGCGGATGATTTGCTGGGCGACACTACTGCTGAGAACGCCTTTGTATTTGCCTTCGAGTTTGCCGGTGTCGGCATCCCAGACGCTTTCGTCGTTTTCGAGGAATGCTTGGCGACGAGCGTAGTTTGTCTCGTTCCAGAGACTCGCAGAAGCGTCCAACCAGCGTTTGAACCCCTCACGCTCTTTAGCAGAGCGAGGGCGAACGTCGAACTGGTTGGCTCGCTTCATCACCACATTCTACGAAATGTTTGTTTGTAAAGGTATGGATTGGCTTGGAAGACTCGGCCCTGCCATCATCGATTGATTGTGGAGTGCTTCGTCGGATTCATCCCCGCCCTAAAGGGCGGGGCTTTCTCCTTGATTCTCCGTAATCCGAGGACTCGCTTTCTTCGAAAGGACCCGACTCAGTCACTCGCGCTCTGTCCCGCTTGCAGGTAGGCCGTTCCCTGTTCGGTGACCATGTAACTGGTCGGTCCCTGGATATCGCCCATCGGGCAGGAAGCGGACATCGGACACACGTCACAGGAGTCATCGACACAGCCGAGTTCCCGGAGATGCCCCTCTCGAAGCATCGACTCGACCATTCCACGGAGCGCGTCGGGACGAACGTCGAGGTCGGAACTCACTGTTTCCAGTGAGTGGCCACGGTGTATCCGTTCGAGGACGGTGCGATACGTGTTCATGTCAAAAACCGGGCGCTACTCGAGCGAAACGATAATCTGGCGGGCGTATTCGCGACTGAGAGAGGTCATGGAGTGACCGACCGAGACGACGACAGGTCCGTTGAAGGGCTGTTTCGTGTGAAATTCGAGTTCCTGTCCCGGGCGGACGCCCATGGAGGTTACCTGCTTTCGGATCTCGGCACCGACCCGTTCGATCCGGCCGGTCTGACCGGCCTCCATCTCCGCGACGACCGTCCCAGATTCCTCGGAACTGTTCATATCGGAACCCTGCGACCCTGTCAGACTTGGTTTAGAGGTGACACCCATGATTTGGCCCGCCTAATTTAGGCATTACTAACTGAGAACTCGGGGGCCATAAACCTAGCGAAGGTTCGCCGAACGCTGGAACGGGTCCCTGGTCGATTGACCGTTCGTTCAAAAGGTACTTGCCCCTGCTCCTGTTGGGGCCAGTGAAGTACCCCGCGCACGGTGGCGCGGGGCGTCCGTGTTTACGGAAAATCTAGGAGAAAGCCCCGTGCTTTAGCACGGGGATGAATCCGACGAGACATTTAACAAACCACCGGACGTAGCTCACTTGTAATCCATACGTTTATATTAATAGACATATTATCTTGACGTGTGAGCAACCGGCCACAACGAACGAACACGTACACTGCCGAGCCGGTAAGTGACCGGTATCGGGAGTGCCTGTTCGACTGGCTGGCCGCACACGCTCCGCTCTGGAACCAGATCAACTACCGCCGCCGTCAACAGTACTTCGACGAAGATGGCGACGTATGGGACGCCGAATACACTGATCTCTACGACGACTACGCACCCATCCTCGGCAAAGCAACGTGCCAGCAACTCGCCCGGAAAAACAGTGAGGCCTGGCGCAGCCACTTCAAATTGCTCTCACTATATCGTGATGAATCTGAGCAGACGGTGACGGAGAAACCGTCACCGCCCGGCTATTGGGGGAACCGTGATGAGGGCTACGAGTTGCACGGCGTCGTTCGAAATGACTTGTACGACTTCGACTGGAACGAACAACGCAGTACACTCGAATTCGGCGTCGGTGACGTGCTTGAAGACCGCTACGACTTCGATCATAATGAGCGCGTGACACTCAAAGTGCGTGGTAATCCGCACTGGCGTGGCGATGACAGTCGATTGGAACTCATCTACGAGGAACACGCTGACCAGCTTCGTGTCCAGCACCCTGTCCGCATTCAGTCAGATAAACTACAATCACAGCGGCAGGCTGCCTTCACTCACACACTCGAAACCGAGAACACGACCCACTCAGCAGCGATCGACGTCGGGGCAAACAACACACTCGCGATCGTCACCGAAGGCGGGGACACCGCCGTCTACCACGCTCGCCCAGAATTTGAACGGTTCCAGCAGCAGTCGGAACGAATCGCAACACTTCAATCGGAACTCCCGGACGGCCAGTACACTAGCACACAGATCCAACGCCTGTACGACGAGCGGACACGGCAGCGTGATCATGGCCGTGATGCCGCGGTGAAACACGCCGCCGAGTGGCTCCTCGAACGCAATGTCGAGACGGTGTACGTCGGTGACTTAACGGATGTACTGGAGACACACTGGTCGGCTGACGTGAACGAGAAGACACACGAGTTCTGGTCACATCGCCAACTCGTTGACCGAATCACACTCACGCTTGGCGATGTTGGGATCAGTGTACGGGAGACTGGTGAGTATAATTCGAGTAGTGAGTGCCCGAAGTGTGGGAGTACTTCTGTCATTCGGAGTGGTGATTCGTTCCGGTGTGACGCGTGCGAACTAGAGGCGCACGCGGATGTCGCTGGGGCGTGGAATATCTTGCAATCGGAAGTTGGGCCGATGGCTCGGCCTGCTGCCCTGTCTGCTGAACGCGGCAGGGACGCACCCTATGAGGGGGCGTACTGGCAGTGGAACGACCACGACTGGACACCCGCCAGTTTTGGGGAACAGTTATGGTCGCCTGACCAACCCAGCCTCAGCGAACCCGCAAGTTCACAGCCGGGGTAATCGACTGACTGGATTACCCACGGAGGAATCCCCGCCGTTCACGGCGGGGAGGAAGTCAATTGCGCGTGGTATCAGCGGGGGACCTGGCGGGAGAAGCGACTGGCCTGATCACTCGACGGTGACGTTGATGGGGTTCTCGGTGACGTGCATGTAGGTCAGGTAGTACCCCTCCGTCGTATTGAGTGAGACATAGCCCGTCGAGATCTCCTCTTCGACGGTATCCTGTGAGGAGTCGGCCACCGTGAGTTCAGCACTCGGCCCCATGAGCGCCAGATAGTGATTGGTAACGTGTGAAACGTTCGCCGTACTCCCCGTCGTGTAGGTCGTATTCTCGTCCGCCGGATGCTCGTCGAAGGTCACGCTGTCGTCGAAGGTTGACGCATCGAAATCGCAGTTCGACATCGAGTTCACGTTGTTTTCCTCGAAGTACTCCGCCGTTGCTGATCCCGTGAAATCCAGAACCAGCCGTTTGTCCTGCTGGTCGCCGTCTCCGTTCCAGTCAGCGTCCGCGGCAGCTTCCGTTTCAAACGTGAAGTCCTCTGTTTTCCAGGTCTGATAGCGCGAACCGTCAGGGGAGTAGTAGATGATCGTTTCCGCCGGGTCGCCGTCCCCGGTTCCCGTGTCTTTGCTGACTCGAATCTCGAACTCCTGACTGCCGGACTGGCTACACATCGACCAGTCGAGATTGTTGAATTTGGCGCTGTCATCCTGATCGTGAAACAGCGTTAGCGTGAAGTTCTCCACCTGGTGACCCCTGACTCCCTGGAGCGTGAGGCTGTTCCCATCCAGTGGCATATCAAAGCCCCCCATCGTCCCGGGGGCGACCAACTCTACGGCGGCCGTTTCGTTTTCGTTGTCGATGCTCACCTCCCCCGAAGTTCGAGTCCGGAAGTACTCGCCCCAGGCCCGGTAGTACGTGCTCTCGACGGTCACCGTTACGATGCCGCCGCCGACCGGATTGACCCACTCCTCGCTGCTGTTTTTCAGCGTCGCCGACTCGTTGGGGAAGACCACCGTGCTCGGGACCGGCTGTCGAACCACTCCCCGTGGATTCCCAGCGACGCTGCCCTGACCACCGATCCGGATGACTGGTAACGTCAGTGTCGACTTGCGATAGTGAAATTCCGGTGGCGAGAGCATGACACTGCCCTCGTCCATGCGCCACACGCCCCCGCCCTGATAGCCGATTTCGGTGTCGCCGTCGCTGTACCGGACGGCGCCGAACGGTTCGTCGTAGAATACCGTCGTGTCGTTGGTCTCCTGGTCCTCGTGTGTCACCCGGATCGAGCCGGCATCCGGATCGACGGTGTAGGTTCCCTGTTGGCCGGCCCCGAAATTGACCGTCTGGATATCGCTTCGGCCCAGGGCGACCATCGAGGCTCGCGAGTCGAACTGACTCATCGCGTGTTCGGCGTTTTGGGCCCCGATTTGGGCCTGTGTCGTGTCCAGGGTCGCCCCGCCGAAGGCCGCTATCGCGCCGACGCTGATCAGCGTGAACCCGAGGATCAGGGCGAACCCGATCGTCTCGCTTTGTCCCCGGGTCCGGTCCATAGTCTCACTCACTCCGCCCGAGGGAATGAAAGTGCCGGCCTGGATCGATTCTCCGAATTAGAGCACAGAGAGGACGACCTGTGCTATCGCGTCGGTGACCGTCTCCCAGACCGAGACGTCATAGAACACCGCAAGCAGGGTGTCGACGCCGAAGAAGGCAAAGAGCGTGGCGCCCACGTAGTGAGCCACGTGCAGATCGAAGTACTGGGAGAACCGATGGAAGAAAAAGGCGTTAACCATGCTCACTGGGATGATTGCGGCCATCTCCCCGAACCAGATCGCCGGATGAGCCCCGTACTGGGCAGCAAGCCCGATCGTCACGAGCTGGGTCTTGTCGCCGAACTCGCCGGCGGCCATCATCGCGAAAATCGGGAGGTACCCGCCGAGATACGGGGGGATATCGTACCCGAGGATCGTCACGTCGAGTTCGACGGCGTCAAGTTCCGCTTCCGAGGGCGTCCTATCCGCCGGGCGTGACCGCCAGAGCAGGACCGCAAACAGCAGGAACAGACCCGCCGTGAACAACTCCAGGTAAATACCCGGCAACATGTTCATCAACGCGTTCCCGACGACGAGTTCGATGGCGGTCCAGCCCGCAAAGGCACTCCCCGCGGCGGCCACGACGATCCAGGGGTTGAAGCGAGTCGAGAGGCCAGCGATGATGAACTGTACCTTTTCCCCGGGGAGCACCGCGAGCTGGGCCGTCATCGCGATCACGAAAATCTCGACCCAGCTCATGCCTCCTGCTCCGCCCGCGGGTCCTCGTGCCCGTCACGATCGGCCGGCCGAACCCACAGCACGTTTGCGGTCGATTCGGGGAGATGTCGGGTTGTTCCCTCGACTGTGACCTGATAGACCCCGAGTGGTGTCCGGTCCCGAATCACGAGTTCCGTTCCCGGTTCGATTCCGATCTCGCCGAGGTGGGTGAGAATCGCCGGGTCTTCGTCCCGGACTCGACAGACCAGCACTCGATCACCAGGTTCGAACGTCGTGAGGGGACTGGTGTCGTCCTCGGTCACGGTCAGATCCGTCCCTGGAATCGGGTCCCCGTGTGGGTCGGTTCGTGGGTGGCCAAGTGCCTCGGCGACTCGTTGCTCGAACTCCTCGCTGATGTGGTGTTCGAGCACCTCGGCCTCGTCGTGGACCTCCGACCACTCGTAATCGAGGTGTTCGGCCAGGTAGGCTTCGAGCAACCGGTGATGGCGCAGTATTTCGAGGGCAACTGTCTCGCCCTCCGGTGTGAGCCTGACGCCGGTGTACTTCTCCCGCTCGACGAGTCCTCGCTCTTCGAGGGACTCCATCATACTCGTCACCGTCGGAGCCGTCACGTCGAGTCGCGCTGCAATCTGGGAGGGTGGAATCGGCGGCTCCTCGCTCTCCTGGAGGGTAAAGATCGCCTTGAGATAGTCCTCCATGACGTCGCTCAGCATTCGATAGCTGGATTAGACGCATCTAACCAATAAATACGTCGATTCAAACAACTTCAGACGCGAGTCAGCAACGTTCAAATCGCTGGCGGATGACCCCGTTCACATGGAGTTCACATCTACCGAGCAGGGTATCGTCGTCCTGCTGGAACCGGGAGACGAGGTCCTCGAATCCCTGGCCACCGTTCGGGAAGCGGCCGACGTGACCGGCGGCTTTTTCACCGGCATCGGGGCGGTCGACCGAGCGACGCTCGGTCACTACGACACGGACACCCAGGAGTACACCGAGGAGACCTTCGAGGGGCAGTTCGAGGTGACGGCCTTCAGCGGGAACGTCGGGCCGGACAAGATCCACGCACACATCCAGCTCGCAAAACGGGACTTCTCGACCATCGGGGGGCACTGTTCCGGGGCGCGTGTCTCCGGGACGTTCGAAATTCTGCTTGTCCCGAGTGGGACGACACTCGAACACGAACTCGACGAGCGAACCGGCCTCGACGTGTTCGACCTGCCCGAGTAGTTACCCGGTGTTTTTCATCCCCGCTGCGATCCCTTTCACCGTCAGCCGCAGGGTTCGCTCCTCCTGGGGCGTGCGATGTGACCGGGAGAGCAACTGGATCTGGAGGAAGTTCAGCGGATCCACGTAGGGATTCCGTCGGTCCAGACTCTCGCGGAGCCAGCTTCGGTCGACCAAATCCTCGCGGGGGATGATGTCAAGCACTCGCTCTTTGGATCGCTCGTACTCGTTCTCGATGGCCGGGAAGATACGGGCCTGGAGATCGTCGTCCGCGAGGGTGGCGTACTCGCTGGCGATTTCCATCTCCGTGCGGGCCAACGAGAGGGCCGCGTTGTCGAGCATCGTCTGGAAGAACGGCCAGGACTCGTACATCGCCTTGAGCCGTTCGAGGCCGTCGTCGGTCTCTGCGAGGTAGGCGTCGATCCCCGAACCGATTCCAAACCAGCCCGGGATGATGGCCCGGGACTGCGTCCAGGCAAACACCCACGGGATGGCCCGGAGGTCCTCGACGTTCCGCTCGTCGCTGCGTGAGGCGGGCCGGGAACCCAGGTTGAGCCCCT
This region of Halodesulfurarchaeum sp. HSR-GB genomic DNA includes:
- a CDS encoding DNA-binding protein — translated: MEFTSTEQGIVVLLEPGDEVLESLATVREAADVTGGFFTGIGAVDRATLGHYDTDTQEYTEETFEGQFEVTAFSGNVGPDKIHAHIQLAKRDFSTIGGHCSGARVSGTFEILLVPSGTTLEHELDERTGLDVFDLPE
- a CDS encoding TMEM165/GDT1 family protein, coding for MSWVEIFVIAMTAQLAVLPGEKVQFIIAGLSTRFNPWIVVAAAGSAFAGWTAIELVVGNALMNMLPGIYLELFTAGLFLLFAVLLWRSRPADRTPSEAELDAVELDVTILGYDIPPYLGGYLPIFAMMAAGEFGDKTQLVTIGLAAQYGAHPAIWFGEMAAIIPVSMVNAFFFHRFSQYFDLHVAHYVGATLFAFFGVDTLLAVFYDVSVWETVTDAIAQVVLSVL
- a CDS encoding metal-dependent transcriptional regulator, with translation MLSDVMEDYLKAIFTLQESEEPPIPPSQIAARLDVTAPTVTSMMESLEERGLVEREKYTGVRLTPEGETVALEILRHHRLLEAYLAEHLDYEWSEVHDEAEVLEHHISEEFEQRVAEALGHPRTDPHGDPIPGTDLTVTEDDTSPLTTFEPGDRVLVCRVRDEDPAILTHLGEIGIEPGTELVIRDRTPLGVYQVTVEGTTRHLPESTANVLWVRPADRDGHEDPRAEQEA